The following are encoded together in the Gemmatimonadota bacterium genome:
- a CDS encoding diguanylate cyclase: MTAHDCERQSRRDEARALYESALWRMRPPMTGFSVTSIVRWIARTYLADAMFDEARDCLELSLAIAEQTGDVAGTGHSINQLAVLHWQLGDLDNAKRLYLTAREHATRSDDASLVAMTSTNLGVIASVRGDQEQALRYFESSLREYRLLGMSRDVCIALNNVGLVHTRLTHWDDADQAFSQALEVAHTLRDVEIATQLEINLAQVAMHRGDLDTARRLVERALLTAQAHRLGDSLGGAYKLAAAIARSQGDLDGALASLERAADVATQRGNGLLLAEVERDRSKVHRQLGRNRDALQSLNISHRLFTRLQARQDMAAIAQETRALEGDFLELARRWGESTESKDQYTQGHCERVADLSCRLAAVAGVEAGELLWFRIGALLHDVGKLIVPSEVLNKPGRLTKEEWELMKRHPIAGVELLSEVEFPWDVLPIVRSHHECWDGSGYPDGLVGEEIPMVARIVCLADVYDALTTERSYKRALPHDEAIDVMRRDAGRQFDPELFGIFERLMRHQGASALAAEPSEAEQVRERRGRATMDELTGLPTRRAFVEAARLQLSTATEASPLALAVIDVDHFKSVNDTFGHLTGDNVLEVVAKVLSEGSRPTDVVGRYAGDEFVILLPDTDASDAQRFCERLREAVGQRRIPVRGAEERWVGVSLSIGVAVAPRNGESFEDLFASADRALYEAKRRGRNAVAVASRDGEVGKPRLNVQHFVGRQAEVARLRERVEACVRGEPGLVAVIGEAGVGKTTLVQRMTSEIRLRTGTLVTARALEPDVRPPFGVWADIVSQLHQLRIVPAQRWPQLARIVPALQAEHEASGEADATSSSKYALLDELVTYIRTAAASRPLMLVLDDVQWADHASWEALEHLLGAVDHDRLLMCLTIRREDAQQFETSRRRLSRHESYRELRLERLSPSEVGEWLADILHQAEREGELAEYLYRYTEGNPLFVVQVLQTLVDEGVLWYGGKRWEWSTIHALQLPAAVDDLLARRLSRLAPSTAQTMTTAAVIGRTFEFDLLQRATELDEDALIDAIDEAVAVGVLDSAIDRDADRYQFAHTLLADALIRQANPRRIRRLHARVAEVLAAERPDAHTEIAVHFDAAGDDGRAYDFALRSGNRAASIYALEDAIASYEIAVRRAPSETARLEARLALIDVARIAGKLDAASAACDAARADLGREDTPARLRVARRALQLQLLQARNFPEVVSQGRLLLAEARAIGAREESVLILASIADAHTRLSQRADAEREARAATAEAEQLGDDLLIADARLRLGAALIEVSPHESLLEFEAARQRFDARGNRFGVIRCLVNSGIIHARRGAGESAQQAYEQAQRAAEEANIPDLGGLAALNLGILFQMTGNFDRAHASYAYAERMFAKVHNDGRRLAAMYNSANLSLEQGDAVAAHDMYERVHDMATELKVVDIEVGALAGAGLAALALGYVDQALLSRRRATERSAVLGATWYQGRELLEALEVRYLVATERHAQAGAAFDKARALATTIDEGAALWLVAECAPALARSNDGRYDAIIREAHDRAAEYGLRPLAARLAAALRQPL; the protein is encoded by the coding sequence TTGACCGCGCACGACTGCGAGCGGCAGTCGAGGCGTGACGAGGCGCGCGCACTGTACGAATCGGCGCTGTGGCGGATGCGCCCGCCGATGACGGGCTTCAGCGTGACCAGCATCGTGCGCTGGATCGCCCGCACCTACCTCGCCGACGCGATGTTCGACGAGGCCCGCGACTGCCTGGAACTCTCGCTCGCCATCGCCGAGCAGACGGGCGACGTGGCCGGGACCGGACACTCCATCAACCAGCTGGCGGTGTTGCACTGGCAGCTGGGGGACCTGGACAACGCCAAGCGGTTGTACCTGACGGCGCGCGAACATGCCACGCGGTCGGACGACGCGTCGCTGGTGGCGATGACCTCGACCAACCTCGGCGTCATCGCCTCGGTGCGCGGCGACCAGGAGCAGGCGCTGCGCTACTTCGAGAGCAGCCTGCGCGAGTATCGCCTGCTGGGGATGTCGCGCGACGTCTGCATCGCGCTCAACAACGTCGGGCTCGTCCACACGCGGCTTACGCACTGGGACGACGCCGACCAGGCGTTCAGCCAGGCGCTCGAGGTGGCGCACACGCTGCGCGACGTGGAGATCGCCACGCAGCTCGAGATCAACCTGGCCCAGGTGGCGATGCACCGCGGCGATCTCGACACGGCGCGCCGGCTGGTGGAGCGGGCACTCCTCACCGCGCAGGCCCACCGCCTGGGCGATTCGCTCGGCGGAGCCTACAAGCTTGCAGCAGCGATCGCGCGCTCGCAGGGTGACCTGGATGGCGCGCTGGCCTCGCTCGAGCGCGCCGCCGACGTCGCCACGCAGCGCGGCAACGGCCTGCTGCTCGCCGAGGTCGAACGCGACCGCTCCAAGGTGCACCGGCAACTGGGCCGGAACCGCGATGCCCTGCAGAGCCTCAACATCTCGCACCGCCTGTTCACCAGGCTGCAGGCGCGCCAGGACATGGCGGCGATCGCGCAGGAAACGCGCGCACTCGAGGGCGACTTCCTCGAACTGGCCCGCCGCTGGGGCGAATCGACCGAGTCGAAGGACCAGTACACGCAGGGGCACTGCGAGCGGGTGGCCGACCTGTCGTGCCGCCTCGCCGCGGTGGCCGGGGTCGAGGCGGGGGAGCTGCTCTGGTTCCGCATCGGGGCACTGCTCCACGACGTCGGCAAGCTGATCGTCCCCTCCGAGGTGCTCAACAAGCCGGGGCGCCTAACGAAAGAGGAGTGGGAGCTGATGAAGCGCCACCCGATCGCCGGCGTCGAGCTGCTGTCGGAGGTGGAGTTTCCGTGGGACGTGTTGCCGATCGTGCGGTCGCACCACGAGTGCTGGGATGGTTCGGGCTACCCCGACGGGCTGGTGGGTGAGGAGATCCCGATGGTCGCCCGCATCGTCTGCCTGGCCGACGTGTACGACGCCCTCACGACTGAGCGCAGCTACAAGCGCGCGCTCCCGCATGACGAGGCCATCGACGTCATGCGGCGCGATGCCGGGCGCCAGTTCGACCCGGAGCTCTTCGGCATCTTCGAGCGGCTCATGCGCCATCAGGGAGCCTCCGCCCTGGCCGCCGAGCCGAGCGAGGCGGAGCAGGTGAGGGAGCGCCGCGGACGGGCCACGATGGACGAGCTGACCGGGCTCCCCACGCGGCGCGCCTTCGTCGAGGCCGCGCGGTTGCAGCTGTCGACCGCCACCGAGGCGTCGCCGCTCGCCCTGGCCGTCATCGACGTTGACCACTTCAAGTCGGTCAACGACACCTTCGGCCACCTCACCGGCGACAACGTGCTCGAGGTCGTCGCCAAGGTCCTCTCCGAAGGGTCGCGCCCCACCGACGTCGTCGGACGCTACGCCGGCGACGAGTTCGTGATCCTCCTCCCCGATACCGACGCCTCCGACGCGCAGCGCTTCTGCGAGCGGCTGCGCGAGGCCGTCGGACAGCGCCGCATCCCCGTGCGCGGCGCCGAGGAACGGTGGGTCGGCGTCTCGCTCTCCATCGGTGTCGCGGTCGCGCCGCGCAACGGCGAGTCGTTCGAGGACCTCTTCGCCTCCGCCGACCGCGCGCTGTACGAGGCCAAGCGCCGCGGCCGCAATGCCGTCGCCGTGGCGAGCCGCGACGGCGAGGTGGGCAAGCCGCGCCTCAACGTCCAGCACTTCGTGGGACGGCAGGCGGAGGTCGCCCGCCTGCGCGAGCGCGTGGAAGCCTGCGTGCGCGGCGAACCCGGGCTGGTCGCCGTCATCGGCGAAGCCGGCGTGGGGAAGACGACGCTCGTGCAGCGCATGACGTCGGAGATTCGCCTCCGCACCGGGACGCTCGTCACGGCGCGCGCCCTGGAACCCGATGTCCGCCCCCCCTTCGGCGTCTGGGCCGACATCGTCTCCCAACTCCACCAGCTGCGCATCGTCCCCGCGCAGCGCTGGCCGCAGCTCGCCCGGATCGTGCCGGCGCTGCAGGCCGAGCACGAGGCGAGCGGCGAGGCCGATGCCACCAGTTCGTCGAAATACGCCCTGCTCGACGAGCTGGTGACCTACATTCGCACAGCGGCCGCCTCGCGTCCGCTGATGCTCGTCCTCGACGACGTGCAGTGGGCCGACCACGCCTCGTGGGAGGCGCTCGAGCACCTGCTCGGGGCGGTCGATCACGACCGCCTGCTCATGTGCCTGACGATTCGCCGCGAGGACGCGCAGCAGTTCGAGACGAGCCGTCGCCGCCTGTCGCGCCACGAGAGCTATCGCGAGCTCCGCCTCGAACGCCTCTCCCCCTCCGAGGTGGGGGAGTGGCTCGCCGACATCCTGCACCAGGCCGAGCGCGAAGGCGAACTCGCCGAGTATCTCTACCGCTACACCGAGGGAAACCCGCTCTTCGTCGTGCAGGTGCTGCAGACGCTGGTGGACGAAGGGGTGCTGTGGTACGGCGGCAAGCGGTGGGAATGGTCGACGATCCACGCGTTGCAGCTCCCGGCCGCCGTCGACGACCTCCTCGCCCGCCGCCTCTCGCGCCTCGCGCCGTCCACGGCCCAGACGATGACGACCGCCGCCGTCATCGGGCGGACCTTCGAGTTCGACCTGCTGCAACGGGCCACCGAGCTGGACGAGGACGCCCTCATCGACGCCATTGACGAGGCAGTGGCCGTCGGAGTGCTGGACAGCGCGATCGACCGCGACGCCGATCGCTACCAGTTCGCGCACACGCTGCTGGCCGACGCCCTCATCCGGCAGGCCAACCCCCGGCGCATCCGGCGGCTTCACGCGCGAGTGGCCGAGGTGCTGGCGGCCGAGCGCCCGGACGCCCACACCGAAATCGCGGTCCACTTCGACGCCGCGGGCGACGACGGGCGCGCCTACGACTTCGCGCTGCGGTCGGGCAATCGGGCGGCCAGCATCTACGCCCTCGAGGATGCGATCGCCTCGTACGAGATCGCCGTGCGTCGCGCCCCCAGCGAGACGGCGCGCCTGGAAGCGCGCCTCGCGCTGATCGATGTCGCCCGCATCGCCGGCAAGCTCGATGCGGCGAGCGCCGCCTGCGACGCGGCGCGCGCCGACCTCGGGCGCGAGGACACCCCGGCGCGCCTTCGCGTGGCGCGGCGCGCCCTGCAGCTGCAACTCCTGCAGGCCCGCAACTTCCCCGAAGTCGTCTCGCAAGGGCGCCTCCTCCTCGCCGAGGCACGTGCGATCGGCGCGCGCGAGGAATCGGTCCTCATCCTCGCCAGCATCGCCGACGCCCACACGCGCCTGAGCCAGCGCGCCGACGCCGAACGCGAGGCACGCGCCGCCACCGCCGAGGCCGAGCAACTGGGCGACGACCTCCTCATCGCCGACGCACGCCTGCGCCTGGGCGCCGCCCTGATCGAAGTGTCGCCGCACGAGTCGTTGCTGGAATTCGAGGCGGCCCGCCAACGCTTCGACGCCCGCGGCAATCGTTTCGGCGTCATCCGCTGCCTGGTCAACAGCGGGATCATCCACGCGCGCCGCGGCGCAGGGGAATCGGCACAGCAGGCCTACGAACAGGCGCAGCGCGCCGCCGAGGAGGCCAACATCCCCGACCTCGGCGGACTCGCCGCCCTCAACCTGGGCATCCTCTTCCAGATGACGGGGAACTTCGACCGCGCCCACGCGTCGTACGCATACGCGGAGCGCATGTTCGCCAAGGTGCATAACGACGGTCGCCGATTGGCCGCCATGTACAACAGCGCCAACCTCTCCCTCGAGCAGGGAGACGCCGTGGCCGCACACGACATGTACGAGCGCGTGCACGACATGGCTACCGAACTGAAGGTCGTCGACATCGAAGTGGGGGCGCTCGCAGGCGCCGGACTCGCGGCGCTCGCGCTTGGCTACGTCGACCAGGCACTCCTCTCACGCCGACGCGCCACCGAGCGGAGCGCCGTCCTCGGCGCCACCTGGTACCAGGGGCGTGAATTGCTGGAGGCGCTCGAGGTGAGGTACCTCGTTGCAACCGAGCGTCATGCGCAGGCCGGCGCGGCGTTCGACAAGGCGCGGGCGCTGGCCACAACTATTGATGAAGGGGCTGCGCTCTGGCTGGTGGCCGAGTGTGCCCCCGCGCTGGCCCGCTCCAACGACGGGCGATACGACGCGATCATCCGCGAGGCGCACGACCGCGCGGCCGAGTACGGACTGCGCCCGCTTGCTGCGCGGCTGGCCGCCGCGCTTCGCCAGCCGCTCTAG
- a CDS encoding PIG-L family deacetylase, with the protein MNASPRPRNRLFSTCAALLVAALLTTPLPAQPRGASALGPLVEGLGTSARVLVIAAHPDDEDTQLITWLAKGRHVETAYLSLTRGDGGQNLIGNELGEALGAIRTEELLAARRLDGGRQYFTRAYDFGFSKNAEETLTQWSRDSILRDVVTVVRQFRPHVIVAVFSGTPADGHGHHQVSGLFAREAYDAAGDTVRFPRAATAGHGGWTVAKFYRSANFRMQERATLRMNVGEYNPVLGRSYSEVAADSRSQHKSQAMGSLQQKGVRWDQVIREAARVPGAPADAKSERGLFDGIDTTWSRFASIMTSPAQRAALDSLPAAFAAARAALDLTRPGTLVAPLVRVQRLLRAVCPTGPSAPCLRDISNPPAGLTSGEVQDEVRVGADVIQVSAANGDLASAWSVASERTGRALALAMGAVVEATATREVWATGERVPVAVRVFNRGERPFRVEGITVFESVRQGAGAKTLAATIAPIACSPTRSPFHSRERRSRGGCGRRAGARCSRLACSGPPRRRGVRRSRSG; encoded by the coding sequence ATGAACGCATCGCCGCGGCCTCGGAACCGCCTGTTCTCGACATGTGCGGCGCTTCTCGTCGCCGCGCTCCTCACCACCCCCCTCCCCGCCCAACCCCGCGGCGCCTCCGCGTTAGGCCCCCTCGTCGAGGGCCTGGGAACCTCCGCGCGCGTCCTCGTCATCGCCGCTCACCCCGACGATGAAGACACGCAGCTCATCACCTGGCTCGCCAAGGGGCGCCACGTCGAAACCGCCTATCTCTCCCTCACCCGCGGCGATGGCGGGCAGAACCTGATCGGCAACGAGCTGGGGGAAGCGCTCGGCGCCATCCGGACCGAGGAACTCCTGGCCGCCCGCCGACTCGACGGGGGACGCCAGTACTTCACGCGCGCGTACGACTTCGGCTTTTCCAAGAACGCCGAAGAAACGCTCACGCAATGGTCCCGCGACTCGATCCTGCGCGACGTGGTCACCGTCGTGCGCCAGTTCCGACCGCACGTGATCGTCGCCGTCTTCAGCGGCACGCCGGCCGACGGGCACGGCCATCATCAGGTGTCCGGTCTCTTCGCCCGTGAGGCGTACGACGCCGCAGGCGACACGGTCCGCTTCCCGCGCGCCGCCACCGCCGGGCATGGCGGGTGGACGGTCGCGAAGTTCTACCGGAGCGCCAACTTCCGAATGCAGGAGCGTGCCACGCTCCGCATGAACGTCGGCGAGTACAACCCGGTCCTCGGACGCTCGTACAGCGAGGTCGCGGCCGATTCGCGCTCGCAGCACAAGTCGCAGGCGATGGGCTCCCTGCAACAGAAGGGCGTGCGGTGGGACCAGGTCATTCGCGAAGCGGCTCGCGTTCCCGGCGCACCGGCCGACGCCAAGTCCGAACGCGGGCTCTTCGACGGGATCGACACGACCTGGTCGCGCTTCGCGTCCATCATGACGTCGCCGGCGCAGCGTGCGGCGCTCGATTCGCTCCCCGCCGCCTTCGCCGCCGCGCGCGCCGCGCTCGACCTCACGCGTCCCGGGACGCTCGTCGCGCCACTCGTGCGCGTGCAACGCCTCCTGCGCGCGGTCTGTCCGACCGGCCCCTCGGCGCCGTGCTTGCGCGACATCTCGAATCCCCCGGCGGGGCTCACGAGCGGTGAAGTGCAGGACGAGGTCCGCGTCGGGGCGGATGTCATTCAGGTCAGCGCGGCCAATGGGGATCTCGCCTCTGCCTGGTCGGTGGCCAGCGAGCGGACCGGGCGGGCGCTGGCGCTCGCGATGGGCGCCGTCGTCGAGGCGACGGCGACCCGAGAAGTCTGGGCGACCGGCGAACGCGTCCCCGTGGCCGTCCGCGTCTTCAATCGCGGGGAGCGCCCGTTTCGCGTCGAGGGGATCACGGTGTTCGAGAGCGTACGACAGGGCGCCGGGGCCAAGACGCTCGCGGCAACGATCGCCCCGATAGCGTGCTCGCCGACTCGATCGCCATTCCACTCGCGGGAACGACGCAGCCGTGGTGGCTGCGGACGCCGCGCCGGGGCGCGATGTTCGCGCCTCGCGTGCTCGGGACCTCCGAGACGGCGCGGCGTGCGGCGGTCTCGGTCTGGGTGA